Genomic DNA from Gimesia aquarii:
ACTAAAGAGAATCACGAGAATCAACAGCATGAAAATCATGCCATAATCCCGGAAGAATGGGTGGTGAAACAAATTGGATTGATGCTCTTTTGTCATTTGTCAGATCACTGCCAGTTTCATGATTTCTTCCTGTGTCGTGTTTGCAACATCGCGAATCTCTCCAGTGATCCGACCTTGATGCATCACGAGAATACGATCGCTCATCCCCATTACTTCCGGCAGTTCCGAGCTGATCATAAGAATTGCTTTTCCTTGACTCGCCAGTTCATTAATAAGGGTATAAATTTCATACTTCGCCCCTACATCAATACCACGCGTCGGTTCATCAAAAATGACAACTTCTGCATTTTTTTCCATCCACTTTGCAAGTACGACTTTTTGTTGATTGCCTCCTGAGAGGCTGCGGGCAAGTTGTTCCTGATGGGGAATTTTAATACTCAGTCGTGAAACATAATCAGCAAAAGTAATTCGTTCCTTTTTCTGATTAACGCAACCCCATTTAGAAAACGCATTCAGGTTTGGTAAACCAAAATTCTCGCGCACACTCAAATCTAAAATTAATCCCTGACTCTTACGATCTTCGGTGAGGAGACAGATACCTGCTTGAATGGCATGGCGTGGACTATGAATTTCCAGCATTTCTCCATCTAAAAGAATCGTCCCTGAATCGGCTTGATCTGCCCCAAAGATGATTCGCGCGGTCTCAGTACGCCCCGCTCCAACCAACCCTGTTAACCCAAGTACTTCTCCGGCATGAATCTCAAAACTGACATCTCGAACTGTTTCAGCACGATTAAGACCTTCTACAGCAAGACGAGCCTTACCAATCTGATGGTAATGTTTCGGAAACTCGTTACTGATTTCGCGTCCCACCATCAACTCGATCATTCTCTTCCGTGTGAGTTGATCTGTTGCTGCTTCGCCTACGACTTCACCGTCGCGCAGAATGACAACGCGGTCTGATATCTCAAAAATTTCATCTAGACGGTGACTGATATAGATCACTCCGATTCCATTTTGCTTCAAGTCGCGGATGATGTCGAATAGTCTAGAAACTTCCTGGGGCGTGAGTGCCGCCGATGGTTCATCCATAACAATCAGCCGAACGTCTTGGGATAATGCTTTTGCAATCTCAACAATCTGCTGCTGGGCAACAGATAATTCACTACATGGCACATCAATCGGAATTGACACACCAATTTGCTCAAACAGCTCGTTCGCGCGGTGACGTTCTTCGCTTCTGCGAACCAAACCGAAACTTGCCTCGCGTCCGAGAAAGATATTTTCCCAAACTGACAGTTCTGGTATCAGATTGAACTCCTGATAAATGATTCCAATCCCCGCTTTGTTCGCTTCTATCGGACTCGAAAATTGCATCTCCACCCCCTCAATGCAAATCGAACCCATATCCGGCAAATGAGCCCCGCCAAGCATCTTGATAAGCGTACTTTTGCCAGCCCCGTTTTCACCCAACAATGCCAGAACTTCACCTCGTTCTAACCTCAAGTCGACTCCCCCCAGAGCGCGTACGCCAGGAAAGGACTTTTCGATCCCACGCATGGCAAGCAATGGTGATTCTGCGACTGAGGCAGGTGACGACATAATTACCTACCCTTTATTAAAAAGAGGATCTTTTTCAGCATCTGCTTTATAGTAAAGCTTGGAAGGAATCAAGATTTCCGGTTTTACATCATCACCGTTAAAATATTTGATGATTTGTTCAATGGTAACTTTTCCAATCTGATCAGGGAATTGAATCGGATCACACAGGATCTTACCTTCCAGTATCGCCTGCTTACCAATCTCCTGCCCATCGAAAGCAATAATTGTAACCTGGTCAGCTTTGCCAGCAGCTTCCAATGAAGCGCGCGCCCCCAAGGCCGATGGATCGTTAATCGCAAAAATCGCAGAAAGGTCAGGATTCGATTCAATCACATCTTTTGTTACTTTAGAACCTTCATCACGATCCCCACCTCCATCAAGCGTCGCGACAACTTCGATCTTTGCGTTTTTCGTCTTGTCGTTGTGAGCATTCACAATTTCGTGAAACCCTTTAACGCGCAACTGACACGATTCTGCTTGCGGAAAATGCAGAATCGCCACTTTGCCTCCCGAATCGCCAAGAAGTTTGACCATCGCTTCACCGGCCAGTTTACCGCCCTGATAATTGTCCGTTGCCACATGACAAACAACTTTTCCTTCATCACCGTCGTATTTGATGTCATTGGTAAAGACCGGGACTCCTTTTTCATTTGCTTTTTTAATTGCAGGTCCGATTCCATTCGAATCGCAGGGATTCAAAATAATCGCCGAAACTCCCTTTACCAGAAACTCATCCACATGATCGGCTTGCTTTTTCACATCGCGTTCTGCAGAGAGCACAATCAGTTCATATCCATGCTTTGCCGCCTCTTCCTGCATTTTGTCTGCAATCACCTTGAAAAAGGGATTTGTCAAGGTAAGCGCTGAAAAGCCAATTGTCCCTTTGCTTTCAAGAGTGGCAGATTCTTTTGATTTACTATCAGATGACGATTCAGTAGAAGTCTTGCTACAACCTGAAATCGCTACTAACAGGCTCAGAATCATTGCCATAGAAAGCCGGACCATTCGCTTAATCTCCAAAAAAATCAACAGATGGACGAAACAAGCTTGATTGAAAGTGAAAGATATCGTATTCATATAAGAATTGAATTTCAAGTGTGAATGAATTTTACGCTCACATTTCTTTAACATTCACCTGAATCAATTCCATTTGGGAATAATAATGACTGAAATCAAAATAGCGGAAACGAAAAAATCCACAGTACCAAATCTCCAAAGAGGAATGTCCATCCTGGAATTCCTTTCGAAACACCAGATGAGCGCGACCATAGCAGAATTGTCTGAGCGATTGGGTTATCCTTCAGCATCGGTATTTCGTATTACACAGGAACTTGCGGAAATGGGATACCTTTCGCGCGATCCCGCAACAAAACGGTTTAGTCTGACCAATAAGTTTCTTATGCTAGGTCAACCACAGGGTCGTGAACAAGGATTAGTAGAGGCGTCCCTGCCTGCAATGCGAGGAATTCGAAAAGCAACGGGAGAAACGACACAAATTTGCTGTCTGATCGAGGTCGAAATTGTAATCTTAAATCAGTTAGTTTCAACTCATCCGTTTAAATACTCTGCGGAACTCGGTGCCCGCTGCCCTGCTTACTGTTGTGCTCCTGGAAAGGCTATCCTCGCAAGTCTTCCCGAAGAAGATCGCGAAGAGTTAGTCTCTCGTATTCGTTTCAAAAAATTTACCCCTAATACGATTACCACCCGTCGAAGCCTGCGAGAAGAGCTTGCAAGAATCTCAGCATGTGGCTTTGCACTCGATCAAGCTGAATGGATGGAAGGAATTCGTTGCGTCGCGGCACCAGTTCGAGACCGTCACGGATATCCTGTAGGAGCAATCACAATTGCAGGTCCCGCATCGCGAATTTTGGAGTCAGAATTTGAACAATTGGGAGAACTCGTCTCAGGAGCCGCTTCCAGTGTTGAACTCGATTGCGCCTAAAAAATCTTTTGAGGAGCCTGATGTGCAATGAACTTTCTTAGTCAACTCACAGGTAGCTTTGCACAACCATGTGCTGAAAATCCGACTGTCGCAATGATCGAAGCTGCCTACCGCCATCATGAACTCGAATGGCGTTACATCAACTGCGAAGTTGCCCCAGATGAACTGGGAGATGCGGTCCGTGGAGCAAGAGCCATGGGCTGGGCGGGCTTCAACTGCTCGATTCCACACAAAGTCGCTGTGATTGAGTTTCTGGATGGACTGGGCGAATCTGCTGAAGTCATCGGGGCAGTCAATTGCGCTGTGCTTCGTGATGGTAAGTTGATTGGCGAAAATACTGATGGCAAAGGATTTGTCCAATCGTTGCGAGAATCAGTTGACCCTAAAGACAAAACGATCGTGATGTTTGGCGCTGGTGGTGCTGCACGTGCAATAGGCGTCGAATCCGCACTTGCCGGTGCGAAAAAGATCACTGTTGTTAATCGTTCTGAAGAACGAGGCAATGCAGTCGTTTCACTCTTAAATGAAAAAACCGCAACGAATGCGGAATTTGTCTGCTGGGATGGCGATTACCAAATTCCAGCAGGAACTGATATTGTGATCAATGCCACATCAATTGGTTTGTTTCCCGATGTCGATGCCTGCCTTGCACTAGATATGAATACACTCACAGCAGACATGGTCGTTGCCGATGTCATTCCCAATCCACCTGAAACACGACTCATTCGTGAGGCGCGACAAATTGGTTGCACCGTAATAGACGGACTTGGTATGTTAGTGAACCAAGGCGTGATTGGAATCAAATATTGGTCAGGGAGAGAAGTCGACCCAACAGTGATGCGAACCAAACTTGAAGAAATTTTCGATGTCACCACGGAGAACTCAGCATGAACCGCATTAGCATTTGTCTCATTTTTGTACTTAGCCTGATATACCCCTTTTCAAGTTGCGCACAAGCCGCTGAGAAACGTTATGTACTAACCAGCGCTGATGGTAAAGTACAGACGGAAAAGTGGGATCTCTCGGGTGATGGCTGGTCTGTGAGGAAAGAAACATTACATGGTGGCAAGCAGGAAGGCGTCGAGTTAATCACCATTGACAACGGTGTGATGCAGATCGTTATCATCCCCACTCGTGGAATGAGTATCTACGAAGTTCGCAACAAAGAGATGCGGCTCGGTTGGAATTCTCCCGTCGAAGGAATCGTTCACCCGTCATTTGTGGATCTCGACAGTCGAGGTGGCCTTGGCTGGCTTGAAGGTTTTAACGAATGGATGGTGCGTTGTGGATTAGAATTTGCCGGACACCCAGGCACAGATGAATTTGTCAATAACACAGGTGATAAAGCCACTATGGACCTGACGTTGCATGGTAAAATCGGGAACATCCCAGCGAGCGAAGTTGAAGTAATCGTTGATTCAGAGGCACCACACCGTATCCGCGTACGTGGTGTTGTTTATGAGAAATTTTTCTACGGACCGAAACTCAAACTCATCGCAGAGGTCTCAGTCGTACCTGGCGAAGATACATTTCGTATTGACGACACAGTTACCAACTTAGGCTCATCTGATCAGGAATTCCAGATGATTTATCACACCAATTTTGGTGCACCACTGCTGGGTAAAGGTGCAAAATTGCATACGGCGATAAAAAAAATTGCTCCCATGAACGAACATGCGGGGAAAAGTATCAACTCCTATGCAACCTACGAAGGTCCAACGAAAGACTTCATTGAACAAGTCTATTTGATTGAGCCTCTGTCAAATGAAGACGGTATGACGGGTGCTGTGCTGCAAAATGCGAAAGGAAATCGTGCCGCATCTATGTACTGGTCTACAAAACAGCTACCTTATCTGACAATCTGGAAAAACACTGCTGCAACAGAGGATGGATATGTCACTGGAATCGAGCCAGCAACAGGCTACCCATATAATCGCAAAGTCGAGCGAGCAGCTGGCCGTGTCCCAAAGCTGGCACCAGGAAAAACGCGACACTTCACACTCGACTTCGGCATACACAATGGCGATGAAGCAGTGAAGACTGCCACCGAAAAGATAAAAACCATTCAAGGGGATCACAAAGCTAAAGTACAGCCTACGCCCCCCACCAACAGTCATCATTGACATTGTTCACTGACGCTTCAAGGTCTCACAGTCGTAATACGGCGCGTCTGTTGATATGATGTTAATTCTCTCCGTGTGTGTATTTGTCCTATTAGTGAAAAACGATGATTGATCTCACGTGTGGCAGTGGTTTTGCAGCCTGAAAAAGATTGATCAAATCTTTCATCCCACCTTTTGTGCGATCATCTAGCTCGCCATCTTCACAAGCTTGATGTAAAGATTGAGCCGTTGGTCTCTCGTGAGTTTAACCGGAGTAAGGATGATCCTACGGTTATTTAGCAATTAAAACCAATTTTTTAGGGATAATTTTAAGGTGTGGTCACAAAAGGTTGCGCAGCGGGCTATTATTATCGCCGGCTGCCTGGCCATGGTTTACACGCAACTGACAATGTCACCGGCAACGATTCAATTCGCACGCTCTCTGGGAGCAACCGGTTGGCATATTGGTATTCTCGGGGCATTGCCCACGTTGATGTTGTTCATGCAGTTTGTTGCAGCCATCCTTGCCAACCACCTGCACTATCGTCGCTGGACCTGGTTCTCTTTCTGCATTCTGCAAAGATTGATGTTGATTCCGATCGCAGCGGGTCCCTGGTTCTTTCCCAGCTTTAGCGACCAAACCTGGCTTTGGTGCTTGATTGCTCTTACAGCCATGAATCACGCTCTGATCCATTTTACGACACCATTATGGCTGTCGTGGATGGGAGATTACCTTCCTCACACCGGGCTCAACCGCTATTGGGGAATTCGCCAGCTGTGGATGTATTGGAGTGGAGCGCTCTCCTTGTTGGGGGGAGCATTCTTCCTGTCTGAAAGCGGCTTGGACATCCGACAGGGCTTCGCAATCCTCGTCTGCATTGGTGGTTTGTTTGGAATCATTGACATTCTTATATTCCTTAAAGTGGATGAGCCACCAGTCACAAAAATGAAAGAACCCAAACTAAAAGAGGTGCTTTTAACCCCTTTCAAGAATAAAAAATATCGGTCATTCATTTTCTTCACGTGCTTTTGGCATTTTGCGGCAATGGTCGGATCTCCGTTCATTAGTTTTTTTCTACTCGATTACATCGGTATGGACGTATTTCGCCTCTTATTGTTGTGGACTTGTTCCTGGGTCGGTGGAGCGATCTTTTCGAAACGTTTAGGCCACATGGCAGAACATTTTGGAAATCGACCAACTCTGATTTTGTGCACGGCATTTAAGTCTACCAACATGCTAGGCCTCTTATTATTGCCTCAGGATCCCATCGTTGCGTTTTGGATTATGGTTCCTATTTTTATTTTCGACTCTTTGCTCAATGCGGGAATCGCCATTGCAAACAACGGATTCATGCTCAAGAACTCACCAGCTGAAAACCGGACGATGTTTATCGCTGCCGGAACCGCTGTAGCAGGCATGGTCGGAGGCCTCACATCAATTCTGACGGGAGCCTTTCTAGCCATCACATCCGGGTGGAGTATAGCTTTAGGGGAAATTGAAATTAACCATTTTCATATTATTTTTGCAATAAGCTTAGTTTTGAGATTGGCCGCTGCAGTGTTTGCACGAACAATTCGTGAACCTGAATCACACTGGACAGTACAGATTGTGGTCCAATTAGTGGGAGTCACTCCCTTGCGCATCCTCCGCTTTCCTGTGGGGCTCTATCGATCCTTTCGATCCGACGAGAACCTCTCTCTCACTCGAAAAGCAAATCGAAAAAAACGATTGAATTCGAAAAAAAGCAAATAACCAACCCCAAGTCATTTAACCCCAGTAAGAAAAAAGCTCATCTATTCAATAAAAGCCGATAATGAAATACTGGTTTTCTTATTAAAGACTCATCTTTGATTTCTACTTTTTAATTACTCAAAAGAACAAAAGAATAATTTCAAAGAATGTAAAGTAATTACACGATCAAATTCTCTGATGTCGGTATTCGTATTCTTCACAAGCCTGCTTGGAGACAAAAAATAAATGTTTAATTTTTTACTCTGGATATTGATTATGGAACGAAATGAGAGCCCATTCTCTTTTCCGGTCGACTCTATGACTCTTAATTTCTTCATAAGTTACTATATTATTTGAAGTTGCGAATTCATTCAAACTCCTAAATACTGTTATACGGTACCATTTCTGGACAACCCTCAGTTTCGGAAGTATTCTTCTTTATCATACGAGAGGTCCCTTTTCGAAATGCTACTGGAAAGAAAAGGGGTATGTTTGAACAAAACTACTATCGAAAATTGCAAAAACAACGTAAATCATTCAATAAACGTCTACTCTCATTTTGTACTGATTGCGATCTTCTTTAGTTTGTCCATGCGGTGGTACAGCTAACAGTCGTAATTTGGTTATGATA
This window encodes:
- a CDS encoding sugar ABC transporter ATP-binding protein codes for the protein MSSPASVAESPLLAMRGIEKSFPGVRALGGVDLRLERGEVLALLGENGAGKSTLIKMLGGAHLPDMGSICIEGVEMQFSSPIEANKAGIGIIYQEFNLIPELSVWENIFLGREASFGLVRRSEERHRANELFEQIGVSIPIDVPCSELSVAQQQIVEIAKALSQDVRLIVMDEPSAALTPQEVSRLFDIIRDLKQNGIGVIYISHRLDEIFEISDRVVILRDGEVVGEAATDQLTRKRMIELMVGREISNEFPKHYHQIGKARLAVEGLNRAETVRDVSFEIHAGEVLGLTGLVGAGRTETARIIFGADQADSGTILLDGEMLEIHSPRHAIQAGICLLTEDRKSQGLILDLSVRENFGLPNLNAFSKWGCVNQKKERITFADYVSRLSIKIPHQEQLARSLSGGNQQKVVLAKWMEKNAEVVIFDEPTRGIDVGAKYEIYTLINELASQGKAILMISSELPEVMGMSDRILVMHQGRITGEIRDVANTTQEEIMKLAVI
- a CDS encoding aldose 1-epimerase family protein, which translates into the protein MNRISICLIFVLSLIYPFSSCAQAAEKRYVLTSADGKVQTEKWDLSGDGWSVRKETLHGGKQEGVELITIDNGVMQIVIIPTRGMSIYEVRNKEMRLGWNSPVEGIVHPSFVDLDSRGGLGWLEGFNEWMVRCGLEFAGHPGTDEFVNNTGDKATMDLTLHGKIGNIPASEVEVIVDSEAPHRIRVRGVVYEKFFYGPKLKLIAEVSVVPGEDTFRIDDTVTNLGSSDQEFQMIYHTNFGAPLLGKGAKLHTAIKKIAPMNEHAGKSINSYATYEGPTKDFIEQVYLIEPLSNEDGMTGAVLQNAKGNRAASMYWSTKQLPYLTIWKNTAATEDGYVTGIEPATGYPYNRKVERAAGRVPKLAPGKTRHFTLDFGIHNGDEAVKTATEKIKTIQGDHKAKVQPTPPTNSHH
- a CDS encoding MFS transporter, which codes for MWSQKVAQRAIIIAGCLAMVYTQLTMSPATIQFARSLGATGWHIGILGALPTLMLFMQFVAAILANHLHYRRWTWFSFCILQRLMLIPIAAGPWFFPSFSDQTWLWCLIALTAMNHALIHFTTPLWLSWMGDYLPHTGLNRYWGIRQLWMYWSGALSLLGGAFFLSESGLDIRQGFAILVCIGGLFGIIDILIFLKVDEPPVTKMKEPKLKEVLLTPFKNKKYRSFIFFTCFWHFAAMVGSPFISFFLLDYIGMDVFRLLLLWTCSWVGGAIFSKRLGHMAEHFGNRPTLILCTAFKSTNMLGLLLLPQDPIVAFWIMVPIFIFDSLLNAGIAIANNGFMLKNSPAENRTMFIAAGTAVAGMVGGLTSILTGAFLAITSGWSIALGEIEINHFHIIFAISLVLRLAAAVFARTIREPESHWTVQIVVQLVGVTPLRILRFPVGLYRSFRSDENLSLTRKANRKKRLNSKKSK
- a CDS encoding IclR family transcriptional regulator, producing MTEIKIAETKKSTVPNLQRGMSILEFLSKHQMSATIAELSERLGYPSASVFRITQELAEMGYLSRDPATKRFSLTNKFLMLGQPQGREQGLVEASLPAMRGIRKATGETTQICCLIEVEIVILNQLVSTHPFKYSAELGARCPAYCCAPGKAILASLPEEDREELVSRIRFKKFTPNTITTRRSLREELARISACGFALDQAEWMEGIRCVAAPVRDRHGYPVGAITIAGPASRILESEFEQLGELVSGAASSVELDCA
- the aroE gene encoding shikimate dehydrogenase, whose translation is MNFLSQLTGSFAQPCAENPTVAMIEAAYRHHELEWRYINCEVAPDELGDAVRGARAMGWAGFNCSIPHKVAVIEFLDGLGESAEVIGAVNCAVLRDGKLIGENTDGKGFVQSLRESVDPKDKTIVMFGAGGAARAIGVESALAGAKKITVVNRSEERGNAVVSLLNEKTATNAEFVCWDGDYQIPAGTDIVINATSIGLFPDVDACLALDMNTLTADMVVADVIPNPPETRLIREARQIGCTVIDGLGMLVNQGVIGIKYWSGREVDPTVMRTKLEEIFDVTTENSA
- a CDS encoding substrate-binding domain-containing protein codes for the protein MVRLSMAMILSLLVAISGCSKTSTESSSDSKSKESATLESKGTIGFSALTLTNPFFKVIADKMQEEAAKHGYELIVLSAERDVKKQADHVDEFLVKGVSAIILNPCDSNGIGPAIKKANEKGVPVFTNDIKYDGDEGKVVCHVATDNYQGGKLAGEAMVKLLGDSGGKVAILHFPQAESCQLRVKGFHEIVNAHNDKTKNAKIEVVATLDGGGDRDEGSKVTKDVIESNPDLSAIFAINDPSALGARASLEAAGKADQVTIIAFDGQEIGKQAILEGKILCDPIQFPDQIGKVTIEQIIKYFNGDDVKPEILIPSKLYYKADAEKDPLFNKG